From a region of the Leptospira venezuelensis genome:
- a CDS encoding EscU/YscU/HrcU family type III secretion system export apparatus switch protein — protein MLEILDRMKTALLEFQQGTQQTQPIPATVPFRIDLQLFAAEDEGRTQPASERRRREEREKGNVPKSPEVASAIVLLAGIVLMYLMGEYFFMRSYYLLRKYFFGIRSANVISSEAMSELLNNALVDITQLLLPLMGITVVAAIVGNVVQTGFLFAPRALAFNFGRIRPNFKKVLPNRQTLFGLAKSLVKVAVIAWVSYFVIEKDFFKILMLGNMGLEESVALITFTAFKIFIVVGILLLAISVGDYFFQKYEYEEALKMTPSESKREMKEQDGDPSLQARRRQMARDQIKKSKMLAEVPKADVVITNPTHFAVALEYKPSKHRAPVVIAKGVDDFALRIIRVAKANDIATVEDRPMARTLYDEVEIGQEVPAKFYTALSVIFTKLESFRKAFRNAS, from the coding sequence ATGTTGGAGATTCTAGATAGGATGAAGACCGCCTTGTTGGAATTCCAACAAGGGACTCAACAGACGCAGCCAATTCCAGCTACTGTTCCTTTTCGCATCGATCTTCAATTATTCGCAGCGGAAGACGAGGGACGTACACAACCTGCCAGCGAAAGAAGAAGAAGGGAAGAAAGAGAAAAAGGAAATGTCCCTAAAAGTCCTGAAGTCGCATCGGCGATTGTTCTATTAGCGGGTATTGTTCTAATGTATCTCATGGGAGAATATTTTTTCATGAGATCCTATTATCTTTTGAGAAAATATTTCTTCGGAATACGCTCTGCGAATGTGATTAGCTCCGAAGCAATGAGTGAACTTTTGAATAATGCTCTTGTGGATATTACGCAACTTCTTCTTCCTTTGATGGGAATTACAGTGGTTGCTGCGATTGTGGGGAACGTAGTCCAAACAGGCTTTTTATTCGCGCCTAGAGCTCTAGCATTCAATTTCGGAAGGATACGCCCTAATTTCAAAAAGGTACTTCCGAATCGTCAGACGTTATTCGGTTTAGCAAAATCATTAGTTAAAGTGGCTGTAATCGCTTGGGTTTCCTATTTTGTAATAGAGAAGGACTTCTTCAAGATCCTAATGCTTGGAAACATGGGCCTTGAAGAATCGGTAGCTTTAATTACTTTCACTGCATTCAAAATTTTCATAGTAGTGGGGATACTATTACTCGCGATCAGCGTCGGAGATTATTTCTTCCAAAAATATGAATACGAAGAAGCACTTAAAATGACTCCTTCCGAATCTAAAAGAGAAATGAAGGAACAAGACGGGGACCCTTCTTTACAAGCAAGAAGAAGACAAATGGCCAGAGATCAGATCAAAAAGAGTAAGATGCTGGCAGAAGTTCCTAAAGCAGATGTTGTAATTACAAACCCGACCCACTTTGCAGTGGCATTAGAATATAAACCGAGCAAACACAGGGCACCTGTTGTGATCGCTAAGGGTGTGGACGATTTCGCATTACGTATTATCCGGGTGGCAAAAGCGAACGATATCGCAACAGTCGAAGACCGCCCAATGGCAAGAACACTTTACGATGAGGTGGAAATTGGTCAGGAAGTTCCTGCCAAATTCTATACAGCTCT
- the fliR gene encoding flagellar biosynthetic protein FliR → MEYFIGNFQVFLLILARIVGLLSVAPVFSFASITFAQRMTLGFLIAVILFPVSASFVPPIPGNMADYGLVVMAEVLIGILMGFLVSLVFSSFQMAGEFFNVQLGFGYAEILDPISQTSLPVISTLKNMLGMLLFLSLGAYRFLFESLVYSFEKVQVLKLVPEIQDGLYKAMEEAVGAMFLVAFKISLPILGVLFLVTVSEALMGKAAPQLNILQLSFPIKIAIGLVVMILIVPFLITQMDNAFQLSFEKMNLMLKGWPN, encoded by the coding sequence ATGGAATACTTTATAGGAAATTTCCAAGTGTTTCTTTTGATCCTGGCAAGGATCGTGGGGCTTCTGTCTGTGGCTCCTGTGTTTTCTTTTGCCTCTATCACTTTTGCTCAAAGAATGACTCTTGGTTTTCTAATCGCTGTAATTTTATTTCCTGTAAGTGCATCCTTCGTTCCTCCAATCCCGGGCAATATGGCTGACTACGGTTTAGTTGTGATGGCCGAGGTGCTTATCGGGATTCTCATGGGATTTTTGGTAAGTTTGGTTTTCTCCTCTTTCCAAATGGCCGGAGAATTTTTTAACGTTCAACTTGGTTTCGGTTATGCCGAGATCTTGGATCCGATTTCTCAAACCAGTCTTCCAGTAATCAGTACTCTTAAGAATATGTTGGGTATGCTTCTGTTTCTCTCACTGGGAGCTTATCGTTTTTTATTCGAAAGTTTGGTATATTCATTCGAGAAGGTGCAAGTTTTGAAACTTGTTCCTGAGATCCAAGACGGTCTTTATAAGGCTATGGAAGAAGCAGTTGGTGCGATGTTCCTAGTCGCATTCAAAATTTCTCTTCCGATACTTGGGGTTTTATTCTTAGTTACTGTTTCAGAAGCTTTGATGGGAAAAGCTGCTCCTCAGTTGAATATTCTTCAGCTTAGCTTTCCGATCAAGATTGCGATTGGCCTTGTAGTTATGATTCTGATTGTTCCTTTTTTGATCACTCAGATGGACAATGCATTCCAACTTTCCTTCGAGAAGATGAACTTAATGCTGAAAGGATGGCCAAACTAA
- the fliQ gene encoding flagellar biosynthesis protein FliQ codes for MTEVDAITLIRDALFVTLKLSAPILLTAMVVGLIIGILQTTTSIQEPTIAFVPKLLSIFAVIVIFAGWMLQTMTDYTRDLFLMIEKF; via the coding sequence ATGACGGAAGTAGACGCAATTACTTTGATCAGAGATGCACTATTTGTGACTCTTAAACTTTCTGCCCCCATTCTGCTGACTGCAATGGTGGTAGGATTGATTATTGGTATTTTACAAACCACAACTTCTATCCAAGAGCCTACGATCGCTTTTGTTCCTAAGTTATTATCTATTTTTGCAGTGATCGTGATCTTTGCTGGGTGGATGCTCCAAACGATGACGGATTATACCAGGGATCTTTTCCTGATGATAGAGAAGTTTTAG
- the fliP gene encoding flagellar type III secretion system pore protein FliP (The bacterial flagellar biogenesis protein FliP forms a type III secretion system (T3SS)-type pore required for flagellar assembly.): MRHKSIMWKILSGVLLFAVLMIAIPEDTFAQANAPRIPIPNLNINVNEAKGPRETSLSLMILFLVTILSLAPAIVMSLTSFTKIVIVLDFVRRALSIQNLPPNQVMVGLALFMTFFIMAPTLNIVYEKGLNPYMEGKIDTNEFFDKSMVPLREFMMRQIGTSGAKDVALFLKIGKVENVESFDDVPNYVLIPAFMLSEIKKAFWIGIIIFIPFIVVDLVVASALLSMGLNMLPPVMVSLPFKLILFVLVDGWNLIVYELVRSYK, encoded by the coding sequence ATGAGACATAAATCGATTATGTGGAAGATACTTTCGGGAGTTCTTCTATTTGCCGTTTTGATGATTGCGATCCCTGAAGATACTTTTGCACAAGCAAATGCCCCTCGGATCCCAATTCCAAATCTGAATATTAATGTAAACGAAGCAAAAGGTCCGAGAGAGACAAGTCTTTCTTTGATGATCTTGTTCTTGGTCACGATCCTTTCTTTGGCTCCTGCCATCGTGATGTCCCTGACTTCTTTTACTAAGATAGTGATTGTTCTGGATTTTGTAAGAAGAGCGCTTTCTATCCAAAACCTTCCACCTAACCAGGTAATGGTGGGGCTTGCTCTATTTATGACATTCTTCATTATGGCACCTACCTTGAATATTGTGTACGAGAAGGGTTTAAATCCGTACATGGAAGGTAAAATAGATACCAACGAATTTTTTGATAAATCCATGGTCCCACTCAGAGAATTTATGATGAGACAGATAGGGACAAGTGGTGCCAAGGATGTGGCTCTATTTTTAAAGATTGGAAAAGTAGAGAATGTAGAATCCTTCGACGATGTTCCGAATTACGTTCTTATTCCTGCGTTTATGCTTTCGGAGATAAAGAAGGCATTCTGGATCGGTATAATTATATTTATTCCTTTTATCGTTGTGGATCTTGTGGTTGCGTCCGCGCTTCTTTCCATGGGTTTAAATATGCTTCCTCCTGTGATGGTGAGCTTACCGTTTAAATTGATCTTATTCGTTCTTGTGGATGGTTGGAATTTAATCGTCTACGAGCTCGTAAGGAGTTATAAATGA
- the fliO gene encoding flagellar biosynthetic protein FliO: MSRIFQTIHSFFLGFGSLALAFGVFCILSGIAGGLYSQGSEREQMDEVLKKELGTADKKAPESSAPSTPKQEEKKEAPTESAPNPVEERYKPVSDGPSLAGILFRIVSVLGILCGAAYWVLRTLAKSREGSLPVRGEMNLLGSLNLGTNKQLQIVEVTGQIFVLGVADNGINLISEITDTETKAKLRRMRDEFKPPEGGFLVTALEQLKDLNIRLTGKSEDEEQTLRQTPGERKEKQRKLKEKLDEIKKERNNLENGLFDLN; the protein is encoded by the coding sequence ATGAGCCGAATTTTTCAAACGATCCATTCGTTTTTTTTAGGATTCGGCTCCCTCGCTTTGGCGTTCGGAGTCTTTTGTATTTTATCGGGTATTGCCGGAGGATTATATTCTCAAGGTTCCGAAAGAGAACAAATGGACGAAGTTCTCAAAAAAGAGTTAGGCACCGCTGATAAAAAAGCGCCTGAGTCTTCGGCACCATCTACTCCTAAGCAAGAGGAGAAAAAGGAAGCCCCAACTGAGTCAGCACCGAATCCTGTGGAAGAAAGATATAAGCCTGTTTCAGATGGGCCAAGTCTTGCCGGGATATTATTTAGGATTGTTTCTGTATTAGGAATTCTTTGTGGAGCCGCATATTGGGTTTTAAGAACTCTCGCTAAATCCAGAGAAGGTTCTCTTCCTGTTCGAGGAGAAATGAATCTTCTCGGAAGTTTGAACCTGGGCACGAATAAACAGTTACAGATTGTAGAAGTAACAGGGCAAATTTTTGTGTTAGGTGTGGCGGATAACGGTATTAATTTAATTTCCGAAATTACGGATACGGAGACTAAGGCAAAGCTCCGGAGAATGAGAGACGAATTTAAACCTCCGGAAGGTGGTTTTTTGGTCACCGCTTTGGAGCAATTAAAGGATTTGAATATTCGTCTGACCGGGAAATCGGAAGATGAAGAACAAACTCTCAGACAAACTCCTGGCGAGAGAAAAGAAAAACAGAGAAAACTCAAAGAGAAGTTAGACGAAATTAAGAAGGAAAGGAATAATCTGGAGAACGGATTATTCGATTTGAACTAG
- the fliN gene encoding flagellar motor switch protein FliN, with protein sequence MGEGSLSQEEIDALLAGANDSFDPGSSMAAGGGSKEAAGLSPVDRDLLSDFLSHCFMTAGNTLAAILSKTSNFMNPTSEAKSRKDVEAELKSNTFLLYSTYSGNLNGRVVLAMGADNAARIANMMMGGFDSGGLDEGQLQTLRDSLTPIMGALQSQIAAKTGGGVNGSPAETRHVTSPAALVLPEGDPLVRTFFNLAIEGLPSFRIQFLLSLSMANDILSLSKRSGGGGGGDYGGGGYQGGMGGGGISQVGMKGVSFPNLATASGAQGTPNLNLLMDVQMSVTVELGRTKMYIKDILGLGEGSIIELDKLAGEPVDLLVNGKLIAKGEVVVIDENFGVRVTDIVSPADRIKPESGGG encoded by the coding sequence ATGGGTGAAGGATCCCTTTCCCAGGAAGAAATAGACGCCTTATTAGCGGGCGCAAACGATTCATTTGATCCAGGCAGCAGCATGGCTGCCGGAGGCGGGTCCAAAGAAGCTGCCGGTCTTTCTCCGGTAGATAGGGACCTTCTGTCCGATTTTCTTTCTCATTGTTTTATGACTGCTGGAAATACCTTAGCAGCTATTCTTTCCAAAACTTCTAACTTTATGAACCCAACTTCCGAAGCAAAGTCTCGGAAGGATGTAGAAGCAGAACTTAAATCTAACACGTTTTTATTATATTCTACCTATTCAGGAAATCTGAATGGAAGAGTCGTGCTTGCTATGGGAGCTGATAATGCTGCTCGTATTGCAAACATGATGATGGGTGGTTTCGATTCGGGTGGTCTTGACGAAGGCCAACTCCAAACTCTAAGAGATAGTTTAACTCCTATTATGGGGGCACTTCAATCTCAGATCGCTGCTAAGACTGGTGGTGGAGTAAATGGTTCTCCTGCGGAAACTAGACATGTAACTTCCCCTGCAGCATTAGTGCTTCCGGAGGGTGACCCGCTTGTGCGGACCTTCTTCAATTTAGCGATCGAAGGCCTTCCTTCATTTAGAATTCAGTTCCTTCTTTCTTTATCTATGGCGAATGATATTCTCTCTCTTTCCAAAAGGTCCGGAGGAGGAGGGGGAGGCGATTATGGTGGCGGTGGCTACCAAGGCGGAATGGGCGGTGGTGGAATTTCCCAAGTAGGAATGAAGGGAGTTTCTTTCCCGAATCTTGCTACTGCAAGCGGAGCCCAAGGTACTCCGAATTTAAATCTTCTCATGGACGTTCAGATGTCCGTGACTGTGGAGCTCGGAAGAACCAAGATGTATATTAAAGATATCTTAGGTTTGGGAGAAGGTTCAATCATTGAGTTGGACAAGCTTGCTGGTGAGCCAGTGGACCTTTTGGTAAACGGTAAGTTGATTGCGAAGGGAGAGGTCGTGGTCATCGACGAAAACTTCGGTGTGCGTGTAACGGATATCGTAAGTCCGGCCGATAGGATCAAGCCGGAGTCGGGAGGCGGATGA
- a CDS encoding ArsR/SmtB family transcription factor, which produces MVKYETQSDRLSNTFAALADPTRREILLYLVSGEATVKELAEPFNMSLPGISKHLKVLEKAGLIERGREAQWRPCKIRPDGLKEASGWLDHYRHFWEESLDRLDAYLQQLQAKEKESEK; this is translated from the coding sequence ATGGTTAAATACGAGACACAATCTGACCGATTAAGCAATACTTTCGCTGCCTTGGCGGACCCAACAAGGAGAGAGATCCTTCTGTATTTGGTCTCAGGAGAGGCGACAGTAAAGGAACTGGCAGAGCCTTTTAATATGAGCCTGCCTGGGATTTCTAAACACCTCAAGGTTTTAGAAAAGGCTGGGCTGATTGAAAGGGGAAGAGAGGCCCAATGGAGACCCTGTAAGATTCGGCCGGATGGATTAAAAGAAGCTTCCGGTTGGTTAGATCATTACCGCCATTTCTGGGAAGAAAGTTTGGATCGTCTCGATGCGTATTTACAACAACTCCAAGCTAAAGAAAAAGAGTCGGAAAAATAG